One Salvia splendens isolate huo1 chromosome 12, SspV2, whole genome shotgun sequence genomic window carries:
- the LOC121757064 gene encoding protein SHORT-ROOT-like: MDANPKFLNPRININGDMHPSTTTTSSSDSAAEGGGGEAKWAAKLLRECAAAMSEKDSGKMHHLLWMLNELASPYGDPEQKIAAYFLQALFCKATDSGRRCYNTLASVAERSHSFNSSRKLILKFQEVSPWTTFGHVASNGATLEAFEGEPNLHIIDISTTLCTQWPTLLEALATRTDDTPRLRLTVVAATAASKSAMKEITPRIEKFSRLMGVPFELTVVADLSRDALTIREGEAVAVNCVGALSPNFIETMKWVNPKVVTVVEEEADFSSNRRDFVECFEECLRFHTVYFNMLEESFAATSNEKLMLERECLRSIVRVLACDGEKVEEHDSERRERGRQWSERLREAGFSAVAHSEDVVDDVRALLKRYRAGWSLVAAAEDDQTGIFLAWKEEPVVWASVWKPSK, from the coding sequence accacctcctcctcgGACTCGGCCGCggagggcggcggcggcgaggcCAAGTGGGCGGCGAAGCTCCTCCGCGAGTGCGCGGCGGCGATGTCGGAAAAGGACTCCGGCAAGATGCACCACCTCCTCTGGATGCTGAACGAGCTCGCCTCACCCTATGGCGACCCCGAACAGAAGATCGCCGCCTACTTCCTCCAAGCCCTCTTCTGCAAGGCCACCGACTCCGGCCGCCGCTGCTACAACACCCTAGCCTCCGTGGCGGAACGGAGCCACTCGTTTAACTCATCAAGAAAACTAATCCTGAAATTCCAAGAGGTCAGCCCCTGGACCACATTCGGCCACGTGGCGTCCAACGGCGCCACGCTGGAGGCCTTCGAGGGCGAGCCCAACCTCCACATCATCGACATCAGCACCACCCTCTGCACCCAGTGGCCCACCCTTCTAGAAGCCCTGGCCACGCGCACCGACGAcaccccccgcctccgcctcaccgtcgtcgccgccacAGCGGCATCCAAATCCGCGATGAAGGAGATCACCCCGAGGATCGAGAAATTCTCCAGGCTCATGGGCGTCCCCTTCGAGCTCACCGTCGTCGCCGATCTCAGCCGCGACGCTCTCACTATCCGCGAGGGCGAAGCCGTGGCGGTGAACTGTGTCGGCGCGCTGAGCCCTAATTTTATTGAGACGATGAAATGGGTAAACCCTAAGGTGGTGACGGTGGTGGAAGAAGAGGCGGATTTCTCGAGCAATAGACGCGATTTCGTGGAGTGCTTCGAGGAGTGCCTGAGGTTCCACACGGTGTATTTCAACATGCTGGAGGAGAGCTTCGCGGCGACGAGCAACGAGAAGCTGATGCTGGAGAGGGAGTGCTTGAGGAGCATAGTTAGGGTTTTGGCGTGTGATGGTGAGAAAGTGGAGGAGCATGATAGTGAGAGGAGGGAGAGGGGGAGGCAGTGGTCGGAGAGGCTCCGGGAGGCGGGATTCTCTGCGGTGGCTCACAGCGAGGACGTGGTTGATGACGTGAGGGCGCTGCTGAAGAGATACAGGGCGGGGTGGTCgttggtggcggcggcggaggatgATCAGACTGGGATTTTTTTGGCATGGAAAGAGGAACCTGTAGTATGGGCTTCGGTATGGAAACCATCAAAATAA